GTTTTCCGTGTAATCCCTTTTTGTGCCCTCACTAAGACCTCTAGGTGCAGattgtattttaattttgcTAGTTTTTGAAATCACTGGTTTAGCAATGGCATTTTTACTTAAATTTTTGTCATCACTGTTTATATCTGATGCATGCACATCCACTGGTATTTCAACAGATTTAGCGGGTGCTTTTCTAACAGCTGAAACACTTCCTTtaacattttctttatttcctccatcCCTAGGACTTATATCAAAAGGGGACTTTATCTCTCTCAATCTCTTGGATgaaatttttactttttgtgCTCCAGAAGTATTAAAATTTTCTGAACCAATTGATATTTTGGAACACTTTGAAACATTACTTAAATTTTCCTCATCCTGTAACATAAAACTTCTTTGATCAGGATCGACAGTAGTAGATGTTATTAAAACATCACTGGCTGTAGTGCTCTCATCTGAATCATGAACAAGATGACGTATAACTTGGCCTTCATTTTTATCTGTCGCAGTATTGGTTTTACAAATACCACTATCATGACTTCGTGAGTCATGATATTGACTTTTCCCAACTGATGCCCGTGAAGAGCGACTACTGGCAGAGGAAGACCTCGTAGATTTGTCCAGACCCTTGACTGCTGCATCTGTCAGGGCGAGCAACTCTAGCATACTAGATTGTGCCATGGTAAAACTGAAATAGACAAAAACAAGGATATACTATAAGAATGGAATCCATGTTATATCATATTTGTCACCATAAGGGATCAAACTGGCTCAAATTTTTtgacaaatatacatgtatgtgaaaatACTAGTAAAAGCAACATACAGATGTAAACTTCTAAGATTATAAATAAAACCTGTGGTAGGCTTTAattttatatagtgtatatatatatatagtagtcaTCAGCTTAGTTGAATTGATAGATGGACTGGCAGCTGGCCAAGGGTAAAAGATCCCCAGTGGAGTCACACGTGTCACTACTTGctttcctgttacatttggtGCCATTAACCACTCTAAATGCAAACTATACCAGATTGATAAGCTTTATTGAAGATAGAACCTGGGTTGATGTTGTGTACATTAATCGCATACCGTACATCATCATATAATGTACGTACGAAACCACATGTGGGCTACGTGTTCACACGCAACTTTTGGCTTAACAATACTAGTAAATACATTTGTTCGAGTTGAGAGGGTATTTCCCCCTCAATTGAAAGTTCCAGTGCTTAATTAGAAAGCATGTGTCTCAACTTTGAAAGACTACACTGGAACTCCAACTCTGACGTTCTCAACTCATGATTCGATTTCTGTGACCAAGGGAACCAATGGTGATTCGTTCGCATAAGTAGAAAGCGGATGTCAATGCATACACCAATTACCTCTTTTTCTATATAACAATATGCATATTTTTCTTAATCGATGTTGAATCGAGCTTAACACTCATTGTATCCCTCTTCATTCCAAACTCCCGCTGCCATTTTTGTCAACAATGTCATCACCAAACACTTCTTGTAAGAAGCGATCTGATTGGTCGAATTCTTCGGAATTTCATTGCCGTAATactttatctttttttcttgaaataacatataccatattttaTGTGATTTTTAATAGATCTCAATGAATGCACTGACTTAATTATATAGTGTTTAATATGATACTCACTTATTCATCATTGAATTTGCGACATGTAAATTTAGGTTTTAACCGATTTCCGGTGGTGTATGTGTCTGAGCTTGACTTTTTATACCCACGTGCAAGTATGTcatgttttcatatttattatcGAGTATAGACTGAAAAATTGACCCTATAACCAGCTTAGAAAAGGATGTAACATAGGATTCAATTTTAAAACCACAAATACGTGGTTGATCTTCATTTGATTTCTCCTCTGAATCATGAGGTATAACATCAGATAGATAGGCTAGCAGCCTACATGTAGCTATCATGTACTACGTATacgtatatatgatatatagggAAGCACCACAACATATTTTATAGCGTTGTTCCCCATCCCTCTGTAACTGGTGATTTTTAAAGCCGCGTTCGGTATTTAGGCACAGGCGTTTGCATCTGGTTGTTGCAATTGGTAGAAAAAAGTATTAACCCCTACTCCTATAGATGTAGTAGGAcctaatttattttttctttaggCCTAAATATACTTCAGACGCAGACGCCTGTGATTTAGGGTTCCGTTATACCAAGGATGTGAATTCCTAAATTCTGTCCCGCTCCGTTACTTCAAAATTCTAGACGGACGCTCTTAACAATTTGAGCTATAATTCTACCAGCTTTCAGCCCAGTCCAATTCTGCTgcacatgtacaaaatgtatacatgtatagtgtacatgtaactatagccagaaatgaatatatatataatgttctttTTACTTTAATTTTGTACATGTCCACAATTCGGCAAGATTAAGAATATATAGTAATCCGGCATTCCCACTATTTTTGTGTCGCctaattataatttataatgaagcgacatatatatatatacatgtcactatGTCGGTGGCGGCGTCTGCCAATGGTTTCCGTGCGATAAATTTAGTTCCCTagggccaatcaaactcaaactccAAACAGCACTTCaattccttaccaaaagtgcttgcttgggattttCACGtttaaaggttaaaggtcaaggacactgttactattaatagaaaataggtTTCCATACAATAATTTGAGTTCCTatgggccaatcaaactcaaacttcaaaCAGCGCTTCCTTATgaaaagtgcttgcttgggattgcttttcaggtttgaaggttaaaggtcaaagtcacttactgtaaataaaaaattggtttccatgcgACACTTGAGTTCCCctgggccaatcaaactcaaacttcatacagtgtttccttaccaaaagtgcttgcttgggattgcttttcaggtttaaaggtcaaggtcactgttactataaataaaaattggtttccatgcgataacttgagttcccctgggccctgcaggtagggcgtaagaattgtacctgctgcccccattgcatgatcgtaagaggcgactgaatttgggatcttatcttttctcttctttctgaacaactttcttcttcctaatgtctcccttgacactgcctcacgtttggcctttagttgagcattcgcccctgtgaggaaggcttcgGGTTCTGTCCCCTGTCCGAGACATACCAgcgtctttaaaaatggtagttgctgctcctgcttagcgctcggcatacgaggagtgggacgactggttcgcccattgtcagtataatgtgaccaggttgggtgtcctgctgggtgtcttcggcagtatgctttagtgaggtagcactataaatcggcaaaagttccggcctatcacaaggagacttaacacaaacataccgcagcctcccaaaacacacatacacgctcaccacacgcatgcatgtcgcacgcacgggaggccatccttaaatgaccttagctgttaataggacgttaaacaaaataaaccaaaccaaaccaatcaaactcaaacttcaaaCAGCACTTCCTTACgaaaagtgcttgcttgggattgctttgaaggtttgaaggtcaaaggtcaaggtcacttactataaataaaaaattggtttccatgcaacACTTGAGTTCCCCcgggccaatcaaactcaaacttcatacagtgcttccttaccatAAGTGCTTGCCTGGGATCGCTTTTCAggtttgaaggtcaaaggtcaaggacactgttactattaatagaaaattggtttccataTAATAACTTCAGTTCCCGGAACTGAACTTCCCATGGGctaatcaaactcaaacttcaaaCAGCGCTTCCTTGCGAAAAGTGCTTGcatgggattgcttttcaggtttgaaggtcaaaggtcaaggtcacttactataaataaaaaaaattggtttccatgcgACACTTGAGTTCCCCTGGGCcaaatcaaactcaaacttcacacagtgcttccttaccgaaagtgcttgcttgggattgcttttcaggtttgtaggtcaaaggtcaaggtcactgatacTATCAacagaaaatttgtttccatgtgatAACTCGACTTTTCCTTAGCCAATCAggctcaaacttcatacagtgcttcttTACCTCAAGTCCTTGCTTAGATTGCTTTTCAggatcaaaggtcaaaggtcattgttactataaataaaaaataggtTTGCTTGCGATAACTTGAGATCCTTTGGGCCAATCAAATGCAAACTTGATGCATTGTTTTCTTACaggaagtgcttgcttgggattgctttccTGTTCgatgttcaaaggtcaaggttactgtaACTCTTAATAGAAAATTGAGGTTCCAtgtgataactcaagttcccttcggccaatcaaactcaaactttgtaGAGTGCTTccttgggattgcttttcaggttcgaaggtcaaggtcactgtaaaTGAATAGAAAATCTGTCCAGTTCCTTTTGGTCAATCAACctaaaacttcatatagtgcTTACGGTTTTGATTTGCAAAGCAGATCAGTTTGATTCCTGCGCAAGGTGTATCCAAATTATGAACACAGGACTTCTGAACTCTTGGACAAATGCTGTAACCATCTGAGCTAGCAGCTGGCCATGCCACCATACAGTACTTGGCCCTGTCCAGTTCATGCAGCTACACAATGCATACAGTTAGCCTTTCCCATAATACCAATAATGTGTACCCAGCAActtaattacatatacattttaggAACTTAATTTCACATGTATAGCAAATGTTTTACTATTCGATTCCTGATGAGAAAAGACTAGGTATGGCATGGAGTCTCCTGATtgacaattttgttttgagTATCCTGGTTTCCTCCCATGAACTTTCTATATTGATTCTATATTCTATATTGACATTTGTGTGAACAAGTGATTTAAAATATCCattgataaaacaaattaaaaaaactgTACTCCTCCTTTCcttagataaatataatttaGAATGTAGAATTATAAATCTGTCTTGGTTGTGTTTAAGTGATGATGTCATtaccaatatttttttcatttttgttttaggtaaatattgaaataaagaaatttgcACCATGGCTGCTCAAGAGCCTAATATTATGCAGATGCCAAATGAATCTATGCAGGTATATGTATCTACACATCTATTAACTTATCTGTCACACTTATTTTCTTATTTGGCCTGAAGTATATGGTAAATAAATTTATtcttgtattattttatttataattaattgtaaATAACTCATTTTGTATGTTAATTCAGACcaggaaaaaaaatcactactataaatacatgtaacccttTCGTGCCAAGGAAAATCTAGAATCAAAATAATTGTCAAATGTGATGGCTGTTGTAAATATTAAGATGAAAAGTTCTGTTGCATTTAATACCATTATAATTAcaagtttatattttaattgtacatgtaagGTGGTCATCACCTACATAATAAAACTTTCAAATTAAGCACATAAGTAGTTTTTGCCTCCAGATGTCCATTCCTACTTTCAATGATTATTATGGAGTCTAGTGTCCAGCTTGACGAGGACAATACTTTCCAATAAACAGCCCAGTCTACAAGCTGCATTTGAGAGATTAATGATACATATTAAAAGCAAGACATCATCAACACAGCACTATGTGATAATTATAAGATTTAGTGTCTGGAACTTGACCCCTGGTCTTGTATATTAACATGGAACTTGACCCCAGGTCTTGTATATTAACATGGAAATTGACCTCAGGTCTTGTATATTAACCTGAAACTTGACCCCAGGTCTTGTGTCTTAACATGGAACTTGACCTTAggtcttgtatatatattaacatggAACTTGACCCCTGGTCTTGTATATTAACGTGAAACTTGACCCCAGGTCTCGTATATTAACATGGAACTTGACCTCAGGTCTTGTATGTTAACATGGAAATTGACCTCAGGTCTTTTATATTAACATGAAACTTGACCTCAGGTCTTGTATATTAACATGGAACTTGACCCCAGGTCTTGTATATTAACATGGAAATTGACCTCAGGTCTTGTATATTAACAAAAGTATTTATTAAATACCTAGTATATTAAGTCTACTCAAGTTCAATGTGTATACAGATGAAATTCAACTTTTATAATGAATTTTCCTTTCAGTGGAAAACACTTCTCTTGGACTACAATAGGTTAACGGAGGACTGCTTTATAGATTGTGTGCATGACTTCACCTCAAAGAAAGCTAACAAGGCAGAGGTAATGAACAATAGTTAATGGTTCATAGGAAACACAGGTCTTAATTGGGCTTCGTTCAATAACTGCACAATAATTTGGGACATTCCTAAATTATTTATGGGCATTTTGTAAACCCTGGAATTATAGGAATAAAGCAAGTTCTGAAAGTCCGAGTCAAGACAAGGTTTCTTAAATaaagtggtatatatatatatatagaggatatctaacagtgtcttcagtgataccaaatgtatttcacgagtggggctattattttggtatttttcacAAGCGCGCCACACAtgtgaaaattatcaaaatattagtcgcacaagtgaaatatatttggtattactgaagatactgttagatattctgttttttacattttatagcaaaatctaCCAGGGCAGCTATAAGTTCTCCTATGTCGTTTGTAAgtagtgttttgattggtcaaatcacaaaaagtgatatttttcactagtgaaaatatcacctttatagaatgaataattttcaatatttcactggtaaaaatgtaattaatacaTACCGATATATACCGTCAAGTACATTCAGGTATCCCCGATATTCCAGGGGATCACATACGCTCTCTTCACAGAATAAATCCAAAACTAGGGTTTATTTGACCCATATTGCAGAGGTAAATCACTGTATTAACAAGAATTAAAGGAATGCCTCCTGTTGTCAACTTACTTTTGTGTTTTCAGTTGACGTGCACaaaaaattgtttacaaaagCAATTCAAGGTGA
This DNA window, taken from Pecten maximus chromosome 3, xPecMax1.1, whole genome shotgun sequence, encodes the following:
- the LOC117324266 gene encoding mitochondrial import inner membrane translocase subunit Tim9-like → MAAQEPNIMQMPNESMQWKTLLLDYNRLTEDCFIDCVHDFTSKKANKAELTCTKNCLQKQFKVIQRIAQRIHEFQWMKVEGMEALTVQR